The following proteins come from a genomic window of Flavobacterium eburneipallidum:
- a CDS encoding sodium/sugar symporter, whose amino-acid sequence MNTLQTADYIVFLIYFVIVTSYGMYIYRSKKNNVATSSNEYFLAEGSLTWWAIGASLIASNISAEHFIGMSGSGFAIGLAIASYEWMSAATLIIVAMFILPVYLKNRIFTMPQFLAKRYNGTVSTIMAIIWLLIYVFVNLTSIIYLGALAISSIAPVSFQFCVIGLSVFSIIVTLGGMKVIGYTDMFQVVVLILGGLVTTYLSLTLLSEQFGFGKDILKALAIIKDEAPGHLHMILEKSNPHYTELPGMSVIVGGMLINNLAYWGCNQYIVQRALGADLKTARKGILFAAFLKLLVPIIAVLPGIAMYVMHQNGMFQQEMVDAAGVLKPDHAYPTLMNLLPAGLKGVALAALTAAIVASLAGKANSISTIFSLDIYKKYFNRGASERKLVLTGRWCVVVAMFIAALVAPQLKSLDQAYQFIQEYVGFFSPGVLAIFLLGMFWKKTTPNAGLAGALLTVPIAAVLKFLPMWTNGAFPDYPFLDRMTISFFIIVFMMVAISLLKPETEQQLEAHKIEVDTAMFKVSSEFIIGSFIISGVLVALYTVFW is encoded by the coding sequence ATGAATACATTACAAACCGCAGATTACATTGTTTTTCTGATATACTTTGTTATCGTTACATCCTACGGAATGTACATTTACAGAAGCAAAAAAAATAATGTCGCTACCAGTTCTAACGAATATTTCTTGGCAGAAGGCTCATTGACTTGGTGGGCAATTGGTGCTTCCTTGATTGCTTCTAATATTTCGGCAGAACATTTTATCGGGATGAGTGGCTCGGGTTTTGCCATCGGATTAGCCATTGCATCTTACGAATGGATGTCGGCGGCAACATTGATAATAGTGGCTATGTTTATTCTACCCGTTTACCTCAAAAACAGAATATTTACCATGCCGCAATTTTTGGCAAAAAGATACAACGGAACAGTAAGTACTATTATGGCTATTATTTGGCTGTTGATTTATGTATTTGTCAACCTTACTTCGATAATTTATTTGGGAGCTTTGGCCATTTCATCTATCGCGCCGGTAAGTTTTCAATTTTGTGTTATTGGGTTGAGTGTATTTTCCATCATCGTAACTCTTGGCGGAATGAAGGTAATAGGATATACCGATATGTTTCAGGTGGTTGTATTGATTTTAGGCGGTTTGGTTACCACTTATTTGTCACTCACTTTATTGTCAGAGCAGTTTGGTTTTGGAAAAGATATTCTGAAAGCACTTGCTATTATCAAAGACGAAGCACCAGGACATTTGCACATGATTTTAGAAAAATCAAATCCACATTACACAGAATTACCTGGAATGTCAGTAATTGTTGGTGGAATGCTAATTAATAATTTGGCCTATTGGGGTTGTAACCAATACATTGTTCAACGAGCATTGGGTGCCGATTTAAAAACGGCTCGAAAAGGAATTTTGTTTGCTGCTTTCTTAAAATTATTAGTTCCAATTATAGCCGTTTTACCAGGTATTGCTATGTATGTGATGCATCAAAACGGAATGTTTCAACAAGAAATGGTTGATGCAGCAGGAGTTTTAAAACCCGATCATGCCTATCCAACCTTGATGAATTTATTACCAGCTGGATTGAAAGGTGTGGCGTTGGCAGCATTAACGGCGGCAATTGTAGCTTCGTTAGCGGGTAAAGCCAATAGTATTTCGACGATTTTTTCTTTAGATATTTATAAAAAATACTTCAACCGAGGAGCATCCGAAAGAAAATTGGTGCTAACCGGAAGATGGTGTGTGGTGGTGGCTATGTTTATTGCCGCACTTGTAGCACCGCAATTAAAATCATTAGACCAAGCGTATCAGTTTATTCAAGAATATGTAGGTTTCTTTTCGCCAGGTGTTTTGGCTATCTTTTTATTGGGAATGTTTTGGAAAAAAACAACTCCAAATGCAGGACTTGCAGGTGCATTGCTCACCGTTCCAATTGCAGCAGTATTGAAATTTTTGCCAATGTGGACAAACGGTGCTTTTCCTGATTATCCTTTTTTAGATAGAATGACGATTTCATTTTTTATAATCGTATTCATGATGGTTGCCATAAGTCTTTTAAAACCCGAAACCGAACAGCAATTGGAAGCCCACAAAATAGAAGTAGATACAGCCATGTTCAAAGTGTCTTCAGAGTTTATTATAGGTTCTTTTATTATTAGTGGCGTATTAGTAGCATTATATACTGTCTTTTGGTAA
- a CDS encoding SDR family oxidoreductase has protein sequence MKNDFSLQGKVIVVTGATGILGEAFINGIADAGGIVGVLGRNEKVATERAEAIIKKGGEAIALIADVTNEQDLINAREALLSKYGKIDGLVNAAGGNMPDAVIQPGKDIFQLNMGALQQVMNLNLFGTILPTQIFGEVIKNTGTGSIVNISSVSSDHAVTRVLGYSLAKSAIESYTKWFAVELANRFGDKIRMNSIVPGFFLTEQNRTLLTNTDGSLTERGNLIIQNTPFNRFGNPDELIGALVWLLSDASKFVTGSRVTLDGGFSVFSGV, from the coding sequence GTGAAAAACGATTTTTCATTACAAGGAAAAGTAATTGTCGTAACTGGTGCGACAGGAATATTAGGAGAAGCTTTTATCAATGGTATTGCTGATGCTGGCGGAATTGTTGGGGTTTTGGGTCGAAATGAAAAAGTAGCCACCGAAAGAGCGGAAGCTATTATCAAAAAAGGAGGCGAAGCCATTGCCTTAATTGCCGATGTTACAAATGAACAAGATTTGATTAACGCTCGTGAAGCATTACTTTCTAAATACGGCAAAATAGACGGATTGGTAAACGCTGCCGGAGGAAATATGCCTGATGCGGTAATTCAGCCGGGTAAAGATATTTTTCAATTGAATATGGGAGCTTTGCAACAAGTAATGAATCTGAATTTGTTTGGAACGATTTTGCCAACACAAATTTTTGGTGAAGTGATTAAAAATACAGGAACAGGAAGTATTGTCAATATTTCGTCTGTTTCTTCAGATCATGCCGTAACGAGAGTTTTGGGATATAGTTTGGCAAAGTCAGCTATCGAATCGTACACCAAATGGTTTGCGGTAGAATTAGCCAATAGATTTGGCGATAAAATAAGAATGAATTCTATCGTACCAGGCTTTTTCTTAACGGAACAAAATAGAACACTTTTGACCAATACGGACGGAAGTTTGACCGAAAGAGGAAACCTAATTATTCAAAATACGCCTTTTAATCGTTTTGGAAATCCAGACGAATTGATAGGTGCTTTGGTTTGGTTGTTGAGCGATGCTTCAAAATTTGTTACGGGTTCAAGAGTAACTTTAGACGGAGGTTTTTCTGTTTTTAGTGGAGTTTAA
- a CDS encoding glycoside hydrolase family 28 protein, with product MINKSIIALLFLCISFTAVAQKVYDVKKFGAKGDGKTNDAVAIQKAIDACSKTGGQVLIPAPFTFLAGPFNVKSNVDLHIEAGAKILASPDESLYTESAFRENKGEGTIWIGGKNIENFTISGSGKIDGNGISFMGAEEEDAYILKPFNILDPRPHVLTIIGGKNIRIKDVHIGNSAYWTVHLVGCNDVVISGITLLNSLKVRNSDGIDLDHSKNVRISDCYIESGDDCICLKNRREFEEFGACENITVTNCTMTSSSCAIKIGSENMDAIRQVVFNNCIIKNSNRGVGIQNRDEGTVSDVIFSNMIIEGKLTTDTWWGKAEPIYVTAYSRASGNHKDANWRFPKGATEGKVGAISNIYFNNIQCFGENGVYVSGESKDKIKNIVFEGVNVTIDKTSQFAGGIYDRRPSKMDGFVKGSTSGFYFDTAENIKVQNCSVTWGKNKPDYFKYAIESKNVDVLKVNNLDGEAAFPEKYEAVKKE from the coding sequence ATGATAAATAAATCTATAATTGCCCTACTATTTCTTTGTATTTCATTTACTGCTGTAGCACAAAAAGTGTATGATGTAAAAAAATTTGGAGCCAAAGGCGATGGTAAAACCAATGATGCTGTTGCTATTCAGAAAGCGATAGATGCCTGTAGCAAAACGGGTGGTCAGGTATTGATTCCTGCTCCGTTTACATTTCTAGCAGGTCCTTTCAACGTCAAATCGAATGTAGATTTGCATATCGAGGCTGGTGCTAAAATTTTGGCAAGTCCTGATGAAAGTTTATACACAGAAAGTGCTTTTCGCGAGAACAAAGGTGAAGGTACGATTTGGATTGGGGGCAAGAATATAGAGAACTTTACCATTAGCGGAAGCGGTAAAATTGATGGAAACGGAATCTCATTTATGGGAGCTGAAGAAGAGGATGCTTACATTTTGAAACCTTTTAATATCTTGGATCCACGACCTCATGTTTTGACCATTATAGGCGGTAAGAATATCAGAATAAAAGATGTTCATATCGGAAATTCGGCTTATTGGACGGTTCATTTGGTGGGGTGCAATGATGTTGTCATTAGCGGTATTACATTATTGAACAGTCTAAAAGTTCGAAATAGCGATGGAATAGATTTAGATCATTCCAAAAATGTTCGCATCAGCGATTGTTATATCGAAAGCGGTGATGATTGCATTTGCCTAAAAAACCGAAGAGAGTTTGAAGAATTTGGTGCTTGCGAAAACATTACGGTTACGAATTGTACGATGACCAGTAGTAGTTGTGCGATTAAAATTGGTTCCGAAAACATGGATGCTATCCGACAAGTGGTTTTCAATAATTGCATCATAAAAAATAGCAATCGAGGCGTAGGAATTCAAAATAGGGATGAAGGAACAGTAAGTGATGTTATTTTTTCGAACATGATTATCGAAGGAAAGCTGACGACCGATACTTGGTGGGGAAAAGCAGAGCCTATTTATGTAACGGCTTACAGTCGTGCTAGCGGAAACCACAAAGATGCCAACTGGCGTTTTCCAAAAGGCGCTACCGAAGGAAAAGTAGGGGCAATTAGCAATATTTATTTCAATAACATTCAGTGTTTTGGAGAAAATGGCGTTTATGTAAGCGGAGAAAGCAAGGATAAAATTAAAAACATCGTTTTTGAAGGCGTGAATGTTACTATCGATAAAACTTCCCAATTTGCTGGAGGAATTTACGATCGTCGCCCGTCAAAAATGGATGGTTTTGTCAAAGGCAGTACATCTGGATTTTATTTTGACACCGCCGAAAATATTAAAGTTCAAAATTGTTCCGTGACTTGGGGCAAAAACAAACCCGATTATTTCAAATATGCTATCGAAAGTAAAAATGTAGATGTTTTGAAAGTGAATAATTTAGATGGAGAAGCCGCTTTTCCAGAAAAATATGAAGCGGTGAAAAAGGAGTAA
- a CDS encoding GlcG/HbpS family heme-binding protein codes for MNISLAQAETIIAAAKAKSIELNTKMNISVVDAGANILAFVRMDGAWLGSADISLKKAKTARFFDMNTGIIGSLSQPGESLFGIEHSNGGLISFPGGVPIYDAAGEVIGAIGVSGSSVENDHAVAVAGAAAI; via the coding sequence ATGAATATTTCATTAGCACAAGCAGAAACTATAATTGCTGCAGCCAAAGCAAAATCAATTGAATTGAATACTAAAATGAACATTTCAGTTGTAGATGCTGGAGCCAATATTTTGGCATTTGTACGTATGGACGGAGCATGGCTTGGTTCGGCAGATATTTCTTTGAAAAAAGCAAAAACAGCTCGTTTTTTTGATATGAATACTGGAATCATTGGAAGTTTATCGCAACCAGGAGAATCATTATTTGGTATCGAACATTCTAACGGTGGTTTGATTTCGTTCCCAGGTGGAGTTCCAATTTATGATGCAGCTGGAGAAGTTATTGGAGCAATTGGTGTAAGCGGAAGTTCAGTAGAGAACGATCATGCTGTTGCTGTAGCGGGAGCTGCTGCAATTTAA
- a CDS encoding acyltransferase family protein: protein MSDDTVKTRLLSLDALRGFVMFWIMSGEHIIHALAKAAPIPVFVWMSSQLNHTEWNGITFYDMIFPIFLFVAGVSMPYSFDKKINSAGVKMPMELPQKEKRKIYLSMLKRTCILIFLGCVVNGLLRFEGYEQTRFASVLGRIGLAWFFAGIIYLNFGIKKQLLWFVGILIGYYLAMKLIPVPNFGAGVFTKEGSLASYVDQLFLPGRLHSIVYDPEGLFSTIPAIATALLGVFLGTFLRIQSNSTNKKLFILVASALVLILIGMLWNYDFPINKRLWTSSFVCYVGGCSILFFTFFYFIIDVLGYHKWAFPLLLIGSNSILIYMASEGLINFKHTAHFVFGGLIEFSPMIWQPVFVTLSVTIVQLILLYFLYKKKWFLKI from the coding sequence ATGAGTGATGATACTGTAAAAACAAGACTACTTTCTTTGGATGCTTTGCGAGGTTTTGTTATGTTTTGGATTATGAGTGGCGAACACATCATTCACGCTTTGGCTAAAGCAGCACCAATTCCAGTTTTTGTTTGGATGTCGTCGCAATTGAATCATACCGAATGGAATGGAATTACTTTTTATGATATGATTTTTCCAATATTTCTGTTCGTTGCAGGAGTTTCGATGCCGTATTCTTTTGATAAAAAAATAAATAGCGCAGGAGTAAAAATGCCAATGGAATTGCCTCAAAAAGAGAAGCGAAAAATTTACTTATCCATGTTGAAAAGGACTTGTATTTTGATCTTTTTGGGTTGTGTGGTCAACGGATTATTGCGTTTTGAAGGCTATGAACAAACTCGTTTTGCTAGTGTTTTAGGACGCATCGGACTGGCTTGGTTTTTTGCAGGAATCATCTATTTGAATTTTGGTATAAAGAAGCAGCTGCTTTGGTTTGTAGGGATTTTGATAGGATATTATTTGGCGATGAAATTGATACCAGTTCCTAATTTTGGTGCGGGAGTTTTTACCAAAGAAGGTTCATTAGCAAGTTACGTCGATCAATTGTTTTTACCCGGACGATTGCACAGCATAGTCTATGATCCTGAAGGTTTATTTTCGACAATTCCTGCCATTGCTACGGCTTTGTTGGGCGTGTTTTTAGGCACTTTTTTAAGGATTCAAAGTAACTCGACGAATAAAAAACTTTTCATTCTGGTTGCTTCAGCCCTTGTTTTAATACTGATTGGAATGCTTTGGAATTATGATTTTCCAATAAATAAAAGGTTATGGACAAGTTCATTTGTGTGTTATGTAGGAGGATGTAGTATTTTGTTTTTCACTTTTTTTTACTTCATCATTGATGTTTTAGGCTATCACAAATGGGCTTTTCCATTGCTATTAATTGGTTCGAATTCTATTCTGATTTACATGGCTTCCGAAGGTTTGATCAATTTTAAACATACGGCTCATTTTGTATTCGGAGGATTGATTGAATTTTCACCCATGATTTGGCAACCTGTATTTGTAACCCTATCAGTAACAATCGTGCAATTGATTTTACTTTATTTTTTATACAAGAAAAAATGGTTTTTGAAAATATAA
- a CDS encoding SdiA-regulated domain-containing protein, which yields MKKLYFKQTIAATLLFFSSQSDAQTLLHYWNFNNNASVATITTPTLTNISGAASISANITGISAIDFAGGTGQNFNVLNLNARNSDVFGTHLRFNDPIGSALIFALPTSGYEDVIVKFATRRSGSGAGTQVWSYSTDGTNYTFFANVIPNNGDPALATLDFSSISGADNNPNFKLKVEFELAPGGNVGNNRFDNFTVEGTVFNGVDTTAPTASFTPANAATGIFSNIQPSIAFSENVRLVNNDAITNTNVDGIVELRLNNASGALVPFDASFALNKITIVPTTALANNQLYYVGLVANSVEDASNNAITTAQSASFTTTTPTVNLSVNNSVGKESNSTVITVTATSNFAVNGNQTINLGVAGTNITAADYTLSNTVISILNGQTTGSVSFTVTNDALVENTESAILTLSNPSAGIALGSTISQPITIIDNDAPLDINLSNYVRVGRYDLPEPKRTVAPTNNLLTQEASGVTYNWDTDTLFIVGDGTTNVTQVSKTGQLIDTMTLAQGGSAQGTEFYDSEGITYIGNGQFVMTEERDRQVVLFTYAAGTTLTRANAKTVKLGTFVNNTGTEGLSFDPLTNSYIVLKEISPIGIFQTGIDFNAGTATNGSATTENSTNLFDPALMGFTDVADVFALSNLPALNGKPLFNNLLVLSQENAKVVNIDRNGTIANSLTIVSDPGNPLDAPNQQHEGLTMDRDGILYIVNENGGGDIDHPQLWVYAPSSLQNLAPTAIALANTTTTVLENTNTATAVKVSDILVTDDGLGTNNFTLSGADASFFQVIGSSLYIKAGTVLDYETKTSYNVTINVDDTSVGITPDASVNFTLAVTDVANETVATATVTITEVAPWSSGNALVGADWFEVTNNGTTALDITGWKVDDSSNTFTAAVPLSGITSIAPGESVIFIEAAAADVTTVTYNFKSTWFDTNVPAGFQIGTYTGSGIGLSTGGDALNLFNASGNIMANVVFGTATTNLSFNNAAGLTNTTITTLSQVEVNEAFAAAKDANQIGSPGSVGKLYISEVAPWSSGSSPVGADWFEVTNTKAVAVDITGWKFDDDSQSPIAAVALNGITSINPGESVIFIETNDLPAKSALFLSNWFGTTPPAGLRIGSYTGSGIGLGSGGDQVNLYNATSNIQQASIWFAASPTTTFATFDNTAGVRTNITQQTKLSAVGVNGAFVAANSPNEVGSPGVFKLTSPTLSVNLPSEIVNSFKVFAFPVPYSSTFQLDLTSVSNDSVEIKVYDMSGKLMEVRQFEATEIKNQNIGNNYPTGIYNVVVTQGENVKTIRVVKK from the coding sequence ATGAAAAAACTGTACTTTAAACAAACAATAGCCGCTACACTATTGTTTTTTAGTTCTCAATCAGATGCGCAGACCTTGTTGCACTATTGGAATTTCAACAATAATGCTTCTGTTGCGACCATCACAACTCCTACTCTAACTAACATTTCTGGTGCAGCCTCTATTTCGGCAAACATTACTGGAATTAGTGCCATTGACTTTGCTGGTGGAACTGGACAAAATTTTAACGTGTTAAATTTGAATGCTCGCAATTCAGATGTATTTGGAACACATTTACGATTCAATGATCCTATCGGGAGTGCTTTGATTTTTGCACTTCCTACATCAGGTTATGAAGATGTGATTGTGAAATTTGCTACACGCCGTTCAGGTTCTGGAGCTGGAACACAAGTTTGGTCTTACTCTACAGATGGAACTAATTATACTTTTTTTGCTAACGTTATTCCAAATAATGGAGATCCTGCATTAGCAACTTTAGATTTTTCTAGCATTAGCGGTGCTGACAATAATCCAAACTTTAAATTAAAAGTAGAATTTGAATTAGCTCCAGGTGGTAATGTTGGAAACAATAGATTCGACAATTTCACTGTAGAAGGAACTGTTTTTAATGGAGTAGATACTACTGCTCCTACAGCTAGTTTTACACCAGCAAATGCTGCTACTGGAATTTTTTCAAACATCCAACCTTCTATCGCTTTTAGTGAAAATGTTCGTTTAGTAAATAATGATGCCATTACCAATACCAATGTTGATGGAATCGTTGAATTGCGTTTGAACAATGCTTCGGGAGCTTTAGTTCCTTTTGATGCAAGTTTTGCATTAAATAAAATTACAATCGTTCCAACTACCGCTTTGGCAAACAATCAATTGTATTATGTTGGATTAGTAGCCAATTCGGTTGAAGATGCTAGTAATAATGCTATAACAACAGCTCAATCCGCTAGTTTTACTACCACTACTCCAACGGTTAATCTTTCGGTAAATAATAGCGTTGGAAAAGAATCAAATTCGACTGTAATTACTGTAACTGCTACTTCAAATTTTGCCGTTAATGGCAACCAAACCATCAATTTAGGCGTTGCTGGAACAAACATTACTGCTGCTGATTATACTTTAAGCAATACCGTAATCAGCATTTTGAACGGACAAACTACAGGAAGTGTTAGTTTCACTGTAACTAACGATGCCTTGGTAGAAAATACGGAATCGGCTATTTTAACCTTGAGTAATCCATCTGCTGGAATTGCATTAGGAAGTACTATTTCACAACCAATAACTATCATTGACAATGATGCTCCTTTGGATATTAATCTTTCGAATTATGTTAGAGTGGGTCGTTACGATTTACCAGAACCAAAAAGAACGGTAGCTCCAACCAATAATTTATTGACTCAAGAAGCTTCTGGAGTAACTTACAATTGGGACACGGATACACTGTTTATTGTAGGTGACGGAACTACAAATGTTACTCAAGTTTCAAAAACAGGACAACTTATTGATACTATGACATTGGCTCAAGGAGGCAGTGCGCAAGGAACTGAATTTTATGATTCTGAAGGAATAACTTATATTGGAAACGGTCAGTTTGTAATGACAGAAGAACGTGACCGACAAGTAGTTTTATTTACTTATGCTGCTGGAACGACACTTACAAGAGCCAATGCTAAAACAGTAAAATTGGGTACTTTCGTTAATAACACTGGAACTGAAGGACTTTCTTTTGATCCATTGACGAATAGTTATATCGTTTTAAAAGAAATATCTCCTATCGGAATTTTCCAAACCGGAATTGATTTCAATGCTGGAACTGCTACGAATGGTTCAGCTACTACTGAAAATTCTACTAATCTTTTTGACCCAGCTTTGATGGGCTTTACAGATGTTGCTGATGTTTTTGCTTTATCTAATTTGCCAGCCTTGAACGGAAAACCATTATTCAATAACTTATTGGTATTGAGTCAAGAAAACGCCAAAGTAGTAAACATTGACCGAAACGGAACGATTGCTAATTCATTGACTATCGTATCCGACCCAGGAAATCCTTTGGATGCACCTAATCAACAACACGAAGGATTAACAATGGATCGTGATGGCATCTTGTATATCGTAAACGAAAATGGTGGTGGCGATATCGATCATCCACAACTTTGGGTTTACGCTCCATCTTCATTGCAAAATTTAGCACCAACAGCTATTGCTTTGGCAAATACAACGACAACTGTTTTAGAAAACACTAACACTGCAACTGCCGTTAAAGTATCTGATATTTTGGTAACAGATGACGGATTAGGAACTAACAACTTTACTTTATCTGGTGCTGATGCAAGCTTTTTCCAAGTTATTGGCTCTAGTTTATACATCAAAGCAGGAACCGTTTTGGATTATGAAACTAAAACTAGTTACAATGTTACCATTAATGTAGATGATACGTCAGTAGGGATTACACCTGATGCTTCTGTAAATTTTACATTAGCCGTAACAGACGTTGCAAACGAAACCGTTGCAACAGCAACAGTAACAATTACGGAAGTAGCTCCTTGGTCAAGCGGAAATGCGCTTGTAGGTGCCGATTGGTTTGAAGTAACTAACAATGGAACTACTGCTCTTGACATCACAGGTTGGAAAGTAGATGATAGCTCCAATACCTTCACAGCTGCTGTGCCTTTATCAGGAATTACTAGTATCGCTCCTGGCGAATCGGTAATTTTTATAGAAGCTGCCGCTGCTGATGTAACGACTGTTACCTATAATTTTAAATCAACTTGGTTTGATACTAATGTACCTGCAGGTTTCCAAATAGGGACTTATACGGGTAGTGGAATTGGCTTAAGTACTGGTGGAGATGCTTTAAATTTATTTAATGCAAGCGGAAACATTATGGCTAATGTTGTATTTGGTACAGCTACAACAAATCTATCATTCAATAATGCTGCTGGTTTAACCAATACAACTATTACAACATTGAGTCAAGTTGAAGTTAATGAAGCTTTTGCTGCTGCCAAAGATGCCAATCAAATTGGTTCTCCGGGTTCAGTTGGAAAATTATACATCTCTGAAGTAGCACCTTGGTCTAGCGGAAGCAGTCCTGTTGGAGCCGATTGGTTTGAAGTAACCAATACTAAAGCTGTAGCCGTTGATATCACAGGTTGGAAATTTGATGATGACTCGCAATCTCCAATTGCTGCTGTAGCATTAAACGGAATTACAAGCATCAATCCAGGTGAATCGGTAATTTTTATTGAAACTAATGATTTGCCTGCTAAAAGTGCTTTGTTTTTGAGCAACTGGTTTGGAACTACTCCTCCAGCAGGTTTAAGAATCGGAAGTTATACGGGTAGCGGAATTGGTTTAGGTTCAGGTGGTGACCAAGTAAATTTATACAATGCTACTAGTAATATTCAACAAGCTTCTATCTGGTTTGCTGCTTCTCCTACTACTACTTTTGCTACTTTTGACAATACAGCAGGAGTAAGAACGAATATAACACAACAAACCAAATTAAGTGCAGTGGGTGTTAACGGAGCTTTTGTTGCCGCAAACAGTCCAAATGAAGTAGGTTCTCCAGGAGTTTTCAAATTAACAAGTCCTACGCTATCGGTTAATTTACCTTCTGAAATTGTAAACTCATTCAAAGTTTTTGCTTTTCCTGTGCCTTATTCTTCTACTTTCCAATTGGATTTAACATCTGTTAGCAATGATTCAGTTGAAATTAAAGTATATGATATGAGCGGAAAATTAATGGAGGTGCGTCAATTCGAAGCTACTGAAATCAAAAATCAAAACATAGGAAACAATTATCCAACTGGAATTTACAATGTTGTTGTAACCCAAGGAGAAAATGTAAAAACGATTCGTGTGGTTAAGAAATAA
- a CDS encoding helix-turn-helix domain-containing protein produces MSIQNIPATFLDNPNSVPDLFIYDYKMNADVVKDKVDLSLNMFSFLQTGQKKVYFADTVVEVNKQQSVLIKSGNCLMTELLDNEQIYFCKLFFFSNKNVLDFLKKYQYQDVNKKQQLSEQIPFFLIENDDFIDSFVASISSVLKLKNGATIQLLGVKLEEIMLYLIHKYGSDFVSYLQGLVCQENNSSFRKIVEANVNSNLSLLEIAFLANMSLSTFKRHFAKEYKVNPGKWLQQKRLNQAKKLLENGDKKPSELFSDCGYSSLSNFSIAFKNQFGYSPKSGSLTE; encoded by the coding sequence ATGAGCATACAAAATATTCCTGCTACTTTTCTTGATAATCCAAATTCTGTTCCTGATTTATTCATTTATGATTATAAAATGAATGCGGATGTAGTCAAAGATAAAGTCGATTTGAGTTTGAATATGTTTAGCTTTTTACAAACAGGTCAAAAGAAAGTTTATTTTGCCGATACAGTTGTGGAAGTCAACAAGCAACAATCCGTACTCATCAAATCAGGCAATTGCTTGATGACCGAATTGCTAGACAACGAACAAATTTATTTTTGCAAACTCTTTTTCTTTTCCAATAAAAATGTGCTTGACTTTTTGAAAAAATACCAGTATCAGGATGTGAATAAAAAGCAACAATTGAGCGAGCAAATTCCCTTTTTTTTGATTGAAAATGATGATTTTATTGACTCTTTTGTAGCTTCTATTTCCTCAGTTTTAAAACTGAAAAATGGAGCAACGATTCAATTATTAGGAGTGAAATTAGAAGAAATTATGCTGTATTTAATTCATAAATATGGTTCAGATTTTGTTTCTTATCTCCAAGGTTTAGTCTGTCAGGAAAACAATTCGTCTTTTCGAAAAATTGTCGAAGCGAATGTCAATTCTAATTTGAGTTTATTGGAAATAGCCTTTTTAGCCAATATGAGTTTGTCCACTTTCAAAAGACATTTTGCCAAAGAATACAAAGTCAATCCAGGAAAATGGTTGCAACAAAAAAGATTGAATCAAGCCAAAAAACTTTTGGAAAATGGCGACAAAAAACCTTCAGAACTCTTTTCAGATTGTGGCTACTCTTCATTGTCTAATTTCAGTATTGCCTTTAAAAATCAATTTGGATACAGTCCAAAAAGTGGTTCGTTGACTGAATAA